One segment of Chitinispirillales bacterium DNA contains the following:
- a CDS encoding AccI family restriction endonuclease: protein MTYFEKIRELTKGIPAKLVDFSQPRDIARTPTQASSNFITNKEQGDWAENLITRAINETSQNYIAVKYGKSDDLVAGEEGFDTFYQEFQNELDTIGKRPDLLIFEKSNFDINLGYDISRIPHDQIMNYVKKATAGIEVRSSAFLIDRYDEAMQLRTEKFTQIALETKDKILVEYKDILLHHSRENYIDLLNGITAKTLNVTDFKVPGWQSSERLIQLNDLFKQLKIAIKEIQKRDYLSITPKVEDIKVVYKWIEIFNVPHFYFQVFFDKVYGISFEQILQIISNPDNDGVIFSVESDTKNQNKTTVKINSKSGVEIASKVVEPDHKSVRKEMDRGRLLFYVTFKGGTAYLDIDNLKKILEIKNEYF from the coding sequence GTGACATATTTTGAAAAAATTAGGGAATTAACAAAAGGAATACCTGCGAAATTGGTTGATTTTTCGCAACCAAGAGACATTGCACGTACTCCTACTCAAGCATCGTCAAATTTTATCACAAATAAAGAACAGGGTGATTGGGCGGAAAACCTCATTACACGTGCTATTAATGAAACTTCTCAAAATTATATTGCAGTAAAATATGGTAAGTCTGATGATTTAGTTGCAGGGGAAGAAGGATTTGATACCTTTTATCAGGAATTTCAAAATGAATTGGATACAATCGGAAAACGTCCAGATTTGTTGATTTTCGAAAAGTCCAATTTTGATATAAATCTAGGTTATGATATTAGCCGTATTCCACACGACCAAATAATGAATTATGTCAAAAAAGCCACTGCGGGCATAGAAGTGCGCTCAAGCGCTTTCTTGATTGACCGTTATGACGAAGCAATGCAACTTCGGACAGAAAAATTTACCCAAATTGCATTGGAAACAAAAGATAAAATCCTTGTCGAATACAAAGATATTTTATTGCATCATTCACGGGAAAATTACATTGATTTACTGAATGGAATAACCGCTAAAACATTAAACGTTACCGATTTCAAAGTTCCGGGATGGCAGTCAAGCGAGCGATTAATTCAATTGAATGACCTGTTTAAACAACTCAAAATTGCAATAAAAGAAATACAGAAACGCGATTATCTTTCCATAACTCCAAAAGTAGAAGACATAAAAGTGGTTTATAAATGGATTGAAATTTTTAATGTTCCGCATTTCTATTTTCAGGTGTTTTTTGATAAAGTTTACGGTATTTCATTTGAGCAAATTTTGCAAATTATCTCTAATCCCGATAATGACGGCGTAATTTTTTCGGTAGAATCGGACACAAAAAATCAAAATAAAACAACAGTTAAAATCAATTCAAAATCAGGTGTCGAAATTGCCTCAAAAGTTGTCGAACCCGACCATAAGAGTGTTCGCAAAGAAATGGATAGGGGACGATTGCTGTTTTATGTTACTTTTAAGGGCGGAACGGCGTATCTTGATATTGACAATCTTAAAAAAATTTTAGAAATTAAAAACGAATATTTTTAA
- the cadA gene encoding cadmium-translocating P-type ATPase, whose protein sequence is MKEKEEDCCNDEENSFFNIPAFIGIGLFVVGIIGNFNYWIEFGIFFTAYLLLAWDILLKTLENVKKGRLFDENFLMSVASIGAFFINAFPEAVAIMLFNKIGESIQNAAVAKSKKSISALANIRQDYANVITDRGGVQKFSVEEVCVGAKIIVKPGEKIPLDSVIVEGNSTLDMSVLTGESIPKYVGTGSQALSGSINIDGLITLCVEKTQKESTIAKILDLVQNSLAKKTATEKFITKFAKIYTPIVMSIAFFMATILPIFIPNAVWSEWIRRALVFLVVSCPCALIVSIPLGFFGGIACASRRGILVKGSNFLDALNDVKTIIFDKTGTLTEGKFSVEEVVCVSESSKEELLKYAAFAESFSNHPIAKSIVSHYNKEIEFGKISDYKEVAGKGVSISFEKKKIVVGSFAFLKSLEIECSDIPKGCAVFFIAIDRRFAGYIVVTDKLKSDSVDTIKRLKKLKVFTAVLTGDSKQNAENVIEKLQPDLSFTDLLPQDKVEIALKVKNERSGFGKIAFVGDGINDAPVIAVSDIGFAMGAAGSDAAVETADIVLMSDEPSKIVTALFIAKKTRKIVVQNIVSILAIKGVILVLGAFGIATIWMAVVGDVGVTVAAVLNSLRALYYKEKSSRG, encoded by the coding sequence ATGAAAGAAAAAGAAGAAGATTGCTGCAACGATGAAGAAAACTCCTTTTTTAACATCCCTGCGTTTATTGGAATCGGGCTTTTTGTTGTCGGAATAATCGGGAATTTTAATTATTGGATAGAATTTGGAATTTTTTTTACGGCGTATCTTTTACTTGCATGGGATATTTTACTTAAAACGCTTGAGAATGTAAAAAAAGGGAGACTTTTCGACGAAAATTTCTTGATGAGCGTTGCGTCAATCGGAGCGTTTTTTATAAACGCCTTTCCTGAAGCGGTCGCGATTATGCTTTTTAACAAGATAGGAGAGTCGATACAGAACGCAGCCGTCGCCAAGTCTAAAAAATCAATTTCGGCTCTTGCAAATATTCGTCAGGATTACGCAAACGTAATAACGGATAGGGGGGGGGTGCAAAAATTTTCGGTGGAAGAAGTTTGCGTAGGCGCTAAAATTATAGTAAAACCCGGCGAAAAGATTCCTTTGGATTCGGTTATTGTCGAAGGGAATTCTACGCTTGACATGTCGGTGTTGACGGGGGAATCTATTCCGAAATATGTAGGAACCGGCTCACAGGCTTTGTCAGGTAGCATAAATATTGACGGTTTAATAACACTTTGTGTAGAAAAAACGCAGAAAGAATCGACAATCGCCAAGATTTTGGATTTGGTTCAAAATTCGCTTGCAAAAAAGACGGCGACCGAGAAATTTATCACAAAATTTGCAAAAATTTATACGCCGATCGTTATGTCGATTGCGTTTTTTATGGCTACAATTTTGCCGATTTTTATTCCGAACGCGGTTTGGAGCGAATGGATAAGACGTGCGCTGGTTTTTTTGGTGGTTTCGTGTCCGTGCGCGTTGATTGTTTCGATTCCACTCGGGTTTTTCGGAGGAATCGCCTGCGCCTCAAGACGTGGAATTTTGGTTAAAGGCAGTAATTTTCTTGACGCGCTTAACGATGTAAAAACAATTATTTTCGATAAAACAGGAACGCTCACCGAAGGTAAATTTTCTGTTGAAGAAGTGGTTTGTGTAAGCGAATCTTCAAAAGAAGAGTTGTTAAAATATGCCGCGTTTGCCGAAAGTTTTTCAAATCATCCGATTGCGAAGTCGATAGTTTCGCATTACAATAAAGAAATAGAATTCGGTAAAATCTCGGATTACAAAGAAGTTGCAGGGAAAGGCGTAAGTATATCGTTTGAAAAGAAAAAAATCGTTGTCGGAAGTTTTGCGTTTCTTAAATCCTTAGAAATAGAATGCAGTGATATTCCAAAAGGATGCGCGGTATTTTTTATAGCGATAGACAGGCGTTTCGCAGGATATATTGTCGTAACAGATAAATTGAAATCCGACAGCGTCGATACGATAAAAAGACTTAAAAAGTTAAAAGTTTTCACCGCAGTTTTGACAGGAGATTCAAAGCAAAACGCGGAGAATGTAATCGAAAAACTGCAGCCGGATTTATCTTTTACAGACTTGCTTCCACAGGATAAAGTAGAAATCGCCTTGAAAGTCAAAAACGAAAGGAGCGGTTTTGGGAAAATTGCGTTTGTCGGCGACGGAATAAACGACGCGCCGGTAATCGCCGTCAGCGACATCGGTTTTGCTATGGGCGCCGCCGGAAGCGACGCCGCTGTAGAGACTGCCGATATTGTACTGATGAGCGACGAGCCGTCAAAAATTGTCACGGCGCTTTTTATCGCCAAAAAAACAAGGAAAATAGTAGTGCAGAATATTGTTTCGATTCTTGCAATAAAAGGAGTGATTTTGGTTTTGGGAGCGTTTGGCATAGCGACGATTTGGATGGCTGTTGTCGGCGACGTAGGAGTGACTGTCGCGGCAGTCTTAAATTCGCTGCGAGCGTTATACTATAAAGAAAAATCGTCGAGAGGTTGA
- a CDS encoding metalloregulator ArsR/SmtB family transcription factor yields MDFKENDFAECDCETIHKEVVESVAQNMPVCERLFLLADFFKMFSDSTRIRIIAALLNSEMCVCDIAFLLNMTKSAISHQLRMLRQTKLVKFRKKGKIVYYSLDDEHIKDIVETGLSHINEEN; encoded by the coding sequence ATGGATTTCAAAGAAAACGATTTTGCCGAATGCGATTGTGAAACGATACATAAAGAAGTCGTAGAAAGCGTTGCGCAAAATATGCCTGTTTGCGAGCGATTGTTTTTGCTTGCCGATTTTTTCAAAATGTTTTCGGATTCGACGCGTATCAGAATTATTGCGGCGCTGCTCAATTCCGAAATGTGCGTCTGCGATATCGCATTTTTGTTAAATATGACAAAATCGGCAATTTCGCACCAGTTACGAATGCTACGCCAAACAAAATTGGTAAAGTTTCGTAAAAAAGGCAAAATCGTGTATTATTCGCTCGACGACGAGCATATAAAAGACATCGTCGAAACCGGACTTTCACACATAAACGAGGAGAATTAA
- a CDS encoding nucleotidyltransferase domain-containing protein: MDEKKDIISIAKKYLETVKASDFPMQIEKAYLFGSFAKRNPNKDSDIDIALVVNHWAGNYLDVVMSVWGLRDDLDIRIEPHIVVPEEDYAGFLTEIQRTGIELI, from the coding sequence ATGGATGAAAAAAAAGATATAATTTCAATAGCAAAGAAATATTTGGAAACGGTTAAAGCAAGCGATTTCCCTATGCAAATAGAAAAGGCATATCTTTTCGGCTCATTCGCAAAGAGAAATCCTAATAAAGACAGTGATATTGACATTGCTTTGGTAGTAAATCACTGGGCAGGCAATTATCTTGACGTTGTTATGTCCGTCTGGGGATTACGCGATGACTTAGATATAAGAATAGAACCGCACATCGTAGTTCCCGAAGAAGATTACGCCGGATTTTTAACCGAAATTCAAAGAACCGGAATAGAATTGATATAA
- a CDS encoding IS1595 family transposase has protein sequence MPKKLTKKPTYKPNTAISLYELFKRFPDEEAARRYLEKDRWNGKITCGHCNSQRIVETPRKNKGYHKGYYRCKDCRKEFSVRTNSIFADSNIDLHIWFHAFYYMVTDRKGISSIELSKKLGITQKSAWHMEGRIRESMEKGVCDFFFESIAEVEMDETGIGGIEENKHPDKKLRNGRGSVGKTPLFGIKGRNGGKTFMQVVKEVSKETLHPIIVQKVKPGAVLNTDQATCYCGIEKLGYTRKKVNHKKKEYVRGSASTNGIESVWATLKRGIHGVFHHVSDKHLQRYANEFAFRLNDGNCRYDTMDRIDGILAGCWGKKLSYKMLTGKVAW, from the coding sequence ATGCCTAAAAAATTAACCAAAAAGCCAACTTACAAGCCAAACACGGCAATCAGTCTTTACGAATTGTTCAAAAGATTCCCTGACGAAGAAGCCGCTAGACGTTACCTTGAAAAAGATAGATGGAATGGCAAAATTACTTGTGGGCATTGTAATAGCCAAAGAATTGTAGAAACGCCGCGTAAAAACAAAGGTTACCACAAGGGATACTACCGCTGTAAAGATTGCAGAAAAGAATTTAGCGTAAGAACAAATTCTATATTTGCAGACTCAAATATTGATTTGCATATATGGTTTCACGCTTTCTATTATATGGTAACCGACAGGAAAGGTATATCTTCAATTGAATTGTCTAAAAAACTTGGCATTACTCAAAAATCTGCCTGGCACATGGAAGGCAGAATACGTGAAAGTATGGAAAAAGGAGTGTGTGATTTCTTTTTTGAAAGTATAGCTGAAGTTGAAATGGATGAAACCGGTATAGGTGGTATAGAAGAAAATAAACATCCCGATAAAAAATTGAGAAACGGTAGAGGTTCCGTTGGTAAAACTCCTCTTTTCGGCATAAAAGGAAGAAACGGCGGTAAAACGTTTATGCAAGTTGTTAAAGAAGTGAGTAAGGAAACTTTACATCCTATAATAGTTCAAAAAGTAAAACCAGGAGCGGTACTTAATACGGATCAAGCCACATGTTACTGCGGAATAGAAAAGCTGGGTTATACAAGGAAAAAAGTAAATCATAAGAAAAAAGAATATGTTAGAGGCAGTGCTTCGACAAACGGTATTGAAAGTGTCTGGGCAACGTTAAAACGCGGTATTCATGGCGTATTTCATCATGTTTCCGATAAACATTTACAAAGATACGCTAATGAGTTTGCGTTTCGTTTGAATGATGGGAATTGCAGATACGACACAATGGATAGAATTGACGGTATACTTGCCGGATGTTGGGGGAAGAAGTTATCCTATAAGATGTTGACTGGAAAAGTTGCATGGTAG